The Lasioglossum baleicum chromosome 12, iyLasBale1, whole genome shotgun sequence genome segment gatttgactagtttgctagagaatgagtgaacaaaaatttgtttgaaccgcaattggtaggaataatgcaaaattaaaaaaaatgatgtttcttcaacttttttatctgaacCTGTAATGGTAATTTAAAAAAAGCGTTTTGTAGATTCCGCTaatttatatgcatactgaaaatttcatcgaaaattttgaaagttaccgaaatctacaaaacgcattttttaaattatcgttacaggatcagataaaaaaagttgaaaaaacatcattttttaaattttgcattattctcctaacaattttgcaaTCTGAACAAGCTTTTGTTTATTCATTCTCTAGTAAACTAGTCgatctaacatctttaaaaaattcaagtcctttagacgagttttgaaaaagttatgcgatttttaagagtgtccacttaatattgtcccTGACTATACATACTTATGTATGTATAATGAAGTATAAATAACGTATACGTGAAATTATAGAAAAACTATGTCCAATCCGAGGGACGAAAGAACTAAAGTTACAGACGAtccaaacaaattttattcagaaAAACAAGAGAAGAATCCAAAAATGCAGCTACCACCTCTAAGCAAATGCCCTGTAGAGAATGGAGTTATACAGACCCGGTGCGTCTAATCTTTCGCTAAAAAAACTCAGAACCGAAAGTAAACCAATCGGTAAGATATTTAATGGACTGAATGAATTATTCTAATGAAACACATTTTAGATGGGGCGTTATTTCTCCTGGTCTAGTTCTTTCCGCGATAGCAGCTGCAACACAACCGCAACAAGTCATGTTGGGAAACTTACAATCTGATTTGTCAAAAAAATATAATGCAGATCTATTGTCTGTGCCCATAGACAATAAATGGTTCGCCACTTTAGCTGGTAAGATGGACCTCTCCAACTGTATTGtacatacactactgtgcaaaagaaaaatatagtataattataagatataatgacaaacagtatctttatgtagaaattgtatcgtacaatgattgatttattgcatttaaagtattagataatccgcaataacatatattctcagaactattcaagtaaacagcggaatcctttctcaaaacttactgtgtccttatttgattttttacgcttttctattaaatatagtcgggtgcttctttcttttgcacagtagtgtacgtatatataaatataaacgacTATTATATGTAAATACACACAATTAAATTTGTCTTTTCTATTTGTTTTGACAGGAGACTTGGCCGAGGTTGCTTTAATACAAGGTCCTACAAGGGCAAATGTTGGCGTCGGGACAACTGGTCATTGGAATTCTATTGCTCTGCCACGCTGGTATTTTTTGGATTCGAATGAAACATATGAAATGACTACAGCAGAAATAAGAGGCGATTTAGATGGTTTAATCTTGGCTAATGAAGTCAGTAAATTGTATTCGAGGATACCCAAATTGAGACTATCACAAGTATTCGACATGTACTACAGCGAGAAAGGATTCTTCGATCCATCGATCAGAGCATGTAATCGCAGAACGCTATTCACAACTGTGGCTACCAACAAAACGATGACTGAACAGGTATAGCTGTTACAGATATAGCCAAATTTTCAAAACTCTTAGAATATGTACCTTCTAACAGTGTGTTCTTGCTTTATGTTCTTGTTTCTAGACGATTAGTGCTgctttattattaaattctgaCATAGCAGAAGCTACGGTTAATGAAGAAAAAATTCAAGAGTTTTCGGTAAAAGCGGTGAACAATTTGATAACATACGTTCGTAAGTATAGATCTTTGAATCATTGAATATCAGTTTCGATCAACTCCTGGAGAACCTTTAATCAgttttttcaattaattttattattcttataGCTTCGTCGATGAATATGGACCTCACGTGCGAGAAGACAGATTCCTTAAACGACTTCCTACAAGCAAAGGTTGACTTGACTATAATTTTAGATACAACCTGGGCATTTTCTGCGATACAGCCCATTCTCGCGTAAGTACCCATACGAGATACATGTTTGTTCGAATTAGAATGCACGTCATATGAAATCATGCTGAGAAGAaaattgttctgtatcttccagAACATTGCTAGAGGGCATAGATTTAAACCAATTTAATAGCAATTTCACGCTAATAAATGGCTACGATGGAACTGAGATTATAAACAGTACATCCAGTATTTTGGACTTCTATGCTTACAATTCATCACACTATGACAATAGTACGTATTTCACACTATatttcatattcgtaatcacgTAAATAACGAACGAGCCAAGCTGAACGAGTAACCGTCTTTAAATGTGGTTTCCAGTTACGCATAAATTTGATTTGGCAAAATCGATCGACAAAGTACAAGAGCGTTTAGAGAAGAAATTGGAGAACGAACGCAACCGAGGCGAAGGCGGTGCAAGATCTGACATTGTTCTAATTATTCCATATAGTTTTAGTATTACCAGTGGCGACAAAGAGTACTCTTTGGGCAGGATATCACGAATGCGCGAGCAAATACCAGGTAAGCGATGAATCATATTAGTTAAAACATTCTTATCCATGTTTATTCTTCGATTCAATGAATTGTAAAGTCAACATAgattatagatactgtaaatACACGTATGCACGCACACATATACACCTCTTATTCGTGAttgattaatttctatttctgttTCTATTCAGAC includes the following:
- the LOC143214566 gene encoding uncharacterized protein LOC143214566; translation: MIKLSLLYYLGALLLTLSVWGQENAIRKLSPSLLECYENNFLSQRNNTLPHTLNTFVSILRKIENTEGLNMDLRSLSVALLHRFRQDGIVLKHGIPEQDGVTPYAPSDPQFYRLAQTLKLIPGDARQFPNNSITNVERCTLHFMLSSSIEKYQRGNEAKVCRYASQYRYPRSVSDHDGVTSKHTNDAKTDNSNTADAETLSPDQLKTMSNPRDERTKVTDDPNKFYSEKQEKNPKMQLPPLSKCPVENGVIQTRWGVISPGLVLSAIAAATQPQQVMLGNLQSDLSKKYNADLLSVPIDNKWFATLAGDLAEVALIQGPTRANVGVGTTGHWNSIALPRWYFLDSNETYEMTTAEIRGDLDGLILANEVSKLYSRIPKLRLSQVFDMYYSEKGFFDPSIRACNRRTLFTTVATNKTMTEQTISAALLLNSDIAEATVNEEKIQEFSVKAVNNLITYVPSSMNMDLTCEKTDSLNDFLQAKVDLTIILDTTWAFSAIQPILATLLEGIDLNQFNSNFTLINGYDGTEIINSTSSILDFYAYNSSHYDNITHKFDLAKSIDKVQERLEKKLENERNRGEGGARSDIVLIIPYSFSITSGDKEYSLGRISRMREQIPDTTSLIMAYGSKDMWSELVQNPVTDLFTIGTGDTEEDLLPITNLISRIKQGERISAIVPKRLINTQCGSNFISTGQSNAYVDYVPPNTVNLYRLHPNYFFKPGSSATVKIQGSNLDNLTICSAREPLYPNAKQNVMSKTCVSVTGETYNITVSCAEATFIHDCPPLYLSVIANSTSTACTDLRIE